In the Strix uralensis isolate ZFMK-TIS-50842 unplaced genomic scaffold, bStrUra1 scaffold_322, whole genome shotgun sequence genome, one interval contains:
- the LOC141938814 gene encoding syncytin-2-like, producing the protein MTCTLSNHGHSPTTMPALAGFLLGVFGLCWNLHQAEGWVVPQPKQNVWVTLANMTHQETLCLSTANPENPFSTCLVGVPVDTWPIPQTLQAFSLCNSSKNCTDNWDGVYSHLPQVTQEPQELELLGSVIMDACVFFNYSYNTTRRGQNVNATNAAYHNSTAWCNYTSTNISRSFAVPLALPPGVFLICGDRAWGGVPSKLNGGPCSLGRLTLLTPNVSMILNMTRKHKRVPRTVHRFESSCRDNVEFWNPGQIITASILAPGVGVANALTTLNKLGCWLSKQTNATSLALSGLLTDVDSVRHATLQNRAAIDFLLLAQGHGCEDFEGMCCMNLSDHSESIFKSIQQLKDGVRRLTEEDGLDWLTRMFKGWGLSGWLISLVKTVGVMILVIVTVL; encoded by the exons atgacgtgcacgctgtcaaatcatggacattcaccgactaca atgccggccctcgctgggttcctgctcggtgtgttcggcctgtgctggaacctgcatcaggctgaaggatgggtagttccacaacccaagcagaatgtctgggtaactttggcaaatatgacacatcaagaaaccttgtgcctttctactgcgaacccggaaaatccattctccacctgtttggtgggagtgccagtagacacatggccaatcccacaaacccttcaggctttctctctttgcaactcttcaaaaaattgtacagataattgggatggtgtatatagtcaccttccacaggttacgcaagaaccccaagagctagagttgctaggctctgttataatggatgcttgtgtgttttttaattactcctataacaccacacggagagggcaaaatgtgaatgcaactaatgctgcttatcataattcaactgcttggtgcaattatacttcgactaacatctcacgatcttttgctgttcctcttgcattacctcctggtgtgtttctaatctgtggagatcgtgcctggggaggcgtcccatctaaactgaatggaggcccgtgtagcctcggacgtctcacgttattaacaccaaatgtgtcaatgattctgaatatgactcgaaaacataagcgagtcccaaggaccgttcatcggtttgaaagttcttgtcgagataacgttgaattctggaatccaggccagatcataacggcctccatattggcaccaggagttggtgttgcaaatgccttaacgactttgaataagttgggatgttggcttagcaaacagactaatgctacttctttagctttaagtggccttttaactgatgttgatagtgttagacatgctactttacagaacagggctgcaattgactttttgcttttagcgcaaggacatggatgtgaagattttgaaggaatgtgttgcatgaatttgtctgaccactcagaatctatttttaaaagtatacagcagctgaaggatggtgtgaggcgtctaacagaagaggacggattggattggcttacaaggatgtttaaaggatggggactttctggatggttgatatctctggtcaaaactgtgggggtcatgatcttggtaattgtgactgtgctttga